Proteins from one Romboutsia sp. CE17 genomic window:
- a CDS encoding ATP-binding protein — protein MKKSESLTESLKVLKSDSKYKCSKCRDMTFIIDDGVAIPCECRALREAEDILRRSGISSEFRNKTFDNFNYTRDVQLMNAYRAATKYVRDFDDIEKVKNNSIMFMGQVGSGKTHLSLAIANALMDRGVGVLYMGYRDSVVKIKQNIMDQVYYHREMNRYKNCRVLLVDDLFKGSISGSDVNIMFEIINHRYFNNLPVIVSCEKGIGEILSVDEGVGSRLVEMCKGSTVEIKGKRLNYRVYG, from the coding sequence ATGAAGAAATCAGAAAGTTTAACAGAGAGCTTGAAGGTTTTAAAGAGTGATAGTAAGTATAAGTGCAGTAAGTGTAGGGATATGACTTTTATTATAGATGATGGGGTGGCAATTCCTTGTGAGTGTAGGGCTTTGCGTGAAGCTGAAGATATACTAAGAAGAAGTGGTATAAGTAGTGAGTTTAGGAATAAGACTTTTGATAACTTTAATTATACTCGTGATGTTCAGCTTATGAATGCTTATAGGGCCGCTACTAAGTATGTTAGGGATTTTGATGATATAGAGAAAGTTAAGAATAATTCTATTATGTTTATGGGACAGGTTGGGTCAGGTAAGACCCACTTGTCTTTGGCTATTGCTAATGCTCTTATGGATAGGGGAGTCGGCGTTTTGTACATGGGGTATAGGGATAGTGTTGTTAAGATTAAGCAAAATATTATGGATCAGGTTTATTACCATAGAGAGATGAATAGGTATAAAAATTGTAGGGTGCTACTTGTTGATGATTTGTTTAAGGGAAGTATTAGTGGGAGTGATGTTAATATTATGTTTGAGATTATTAATCATAGGTATTTTAATAATTTGCCAGTTATTGTTAGTTGTGAGAAGGGAATTGGTGAGATTTTGAGTGTTGATGAGGGTGTTGGGAGTAGGCTGGTTGAGATGTGTAAGGGGAGTACTGTTGAGATTAAGGGGAAGAGACTTAATTATAGGGTGTATGGTTGA
- a CDS encoding DnaD domain protein translates to MAVYRHIHIDYWQDGFILDLTPEEKYFYIYLMTNSKTSQSGIYELPKRIIETETGYNRETVEKLINRFEDYKKIVYCNETKEIFIKNWMKHNKANSPKVKKCIEKELANIKSDLLKELFLNECNKYGYSIDSIDKPISEVDCNLNNHYGEKEKEKEKQKEKYKEKYKNKNKNKNNRLNSSSQKDAFNNKVCNNESCNNGVGNGYLCNKYIDDVCNEHESDLKKFKTLYEENVGLINPIVGEWLIEVCERVDYELFKRAIEIATDKGKCNKGYINGILKQWNDNNIRCISDLKSYELSFKNRGDNYGRYKNEHTKLKYANVFENEDEELYRKPTDEEIRKFNRELEGFKE, encoded by the coding sequence ATGGCTGTTTATAGGCATATTCATATAGACTATTGGCAAGATGGATTTATTCTTGATTTAACACCTGAAGAAAAGTATTTTTATATTTATCTAATGACCAATTCAAAAACAAGTCAAAGTGGTATTTATGAACTTCCAAAAAGAATTATAGAAACGGAAACTGGATATAACAGAGAAACGGTAGAGAAGCTTATTAATAGATTTGAAGATTATAAAAAGATAGTTTACTGTAATGAAACTAAAGAAATATTTATAAAAAACTGGATGAAGCATAACAAGGCTAATAGTCCTAAGGTAAAAAAGTGTATAGAAAAAGAGTTAGCTAATATTAAGAGTGATCTTCTTAAAGAGTTGTTTTTAAATGAATGTAATAAGTATGGATACAGTATAGATAGTATAGATAAACCAATATCTGAAGTTGATTGCAACTTGAACAACCACTATGGGGAAAAAGAAAAAGAAAAAGAAAAACAAAAAGAAAAATATAAAGAAAAATATAAAAATAAAAATAAAAATAAAAATAATAGATTAAATTCAAGTAGTCAAAAAGATGCTTTTAATAATAAGGTCTGTAATAATGAATCTTGTAATAATGGTGTAGGTAATGGTTATTTATGTAATAAGTATATAGATGATGTATGTAATGAGCATGAAAGTGATTTGAAAAAGTTTAAAACTTTGTATGAGGAAAACGTTGGACTAATAAACCCTATTGTAGGAGAGTGGCTAATTGAAGTTTGCGAGAGGGTTGATTATGAACTTTTTAAAAGAGCTATAGAAATTGCTACTGATAAAGGAAAATGCAACAAAGGATATATTAACGGGATTTTAAAGCAGTGGAATGATAATAACATTAGGTGTATAAGTGATTTGAAATCTTATGAATTAAGTTTTAAGAATAGGGGAGATAATTATGGAAGATATAAGAATGAGCATACAAAGCTTAAATATGCCAACGTCTTTGAAAATGAGGATGAAGAACTTTATAGAAAACCAACAGATGAAGAAATCAGAAAGTTTAACAGAGAGCTTGAAGGTTTTAAAGAGTGA
- a CDS encoding YqaJ viral recombinase family nuclease yields the protein MRKYLDANVIYNTKNISKEKWLKARREGIGGSDAASVLGLNPYKSSMRVYMDKISTNHVCNKLKDIYEDESIRDIYKHESIKDKLAIDKEVNYKMELGNKLKNFIANEFVLKTGKKVRSINGILKNDKYPFALANIDRAVIGEKAFLECKITNSYSKKLWQKEVPIYYKIQCYHYMAITGATHCYIAALIGNEELVIHKIDRNEEIINEIMDLEKMFWDKCILGEELPSPDGSEDYSKVLQVLYKDSVDEELILFEKGDLLKRYDDVREFVKNLDMERKAIEQYLQMQMKDYEVAYLGDRKITWKKQVRNTIDTKKLKQDHPEIASKYMKTTTSRVFRI from the coding sequence ATGAGAAAATATTTAGATGCTAATGTAATCTATAATACTAAAAATATCTCAAAAGAAAAATGGCTAAAAGCTAGAAGAGAAGGTATTGGAGGAAGTGATGCTGCTAGTGTTTTAGGTCTTAATCCTTATAAAAGTTCTATGAGGGTGTATATGGATAAGATTAGTACTAATCATGTATGTAATAAATTAAAAGACATTTATGAGGATGAAAGTATAAGAGATATTTATAAACATGAAAGTATAAAAGATAAATTAGCAATAGATAAAGAAGTAAATTACAAAATGGAGCTAGGTAATAAGTTAAAAAACTTTATAGCAAATGAATTTGTTTTAAAGACTGGTAAAAAAGTTAGAAGTATAAATGGCATCCTAAAAAATGATAAATACCCTTTTGCACTTGCAAATATAGATAGAGCTGTAATAGGAGAGAAAGCGTTTTTAGAATGTAAGATAACAAATAGCTATTCAAAAAAATTATGGCAAAAGGAAGTTCCAATTTATTATAAAATACAATGCTATCATTATATGGCAATAACTGGAGCAACGCATTGCTATATAGCAGCTCTTATAGGTAATGAAGAGCTTGTAATTCACAAAATAGATAGAAATGAAGAAATTATAAATGAAATAATGGATTTAGAAAAAATGTTTTGGGACAAGTGTATACTAGGAGAAGAATTGCCTTCCCCTGATGGAAGTGAAGATTATTCCAAGGTACTTCAAGTACTTTATAAAGATAGTGTTGATGAAGAACTTATACTATTTGAAAAAGGAGATTTATTAAAAAGGTATGATGATGTACGTGAATTTGTAAAAAATTTAGATATGGAGAGAAAAGCAATAGAGCAGTATTTACAAATGCAAATGAAGGATTATGAAGTAGCTTATTTAGGAGATAGAAAAATAACTTGGAAAAAGCAAGTTAGAAACACTATAGATACAAAGAAATTAAAACAAGATCACCCAGAAATAGCAAGTAAGTATATGAAAACTACTACTTCAAGAGTTTTTAGAATTTAG
- a CDS encoding phage antirepressor KilAC domain-containing protein has protein sequence MNSLKIFKNNEFGELSVIIKDNKEYIEAIQVAMILGYSNPRDAIIRHCTKEGVIFSDVGVVTGKRNDNSDIVQYVNKKFIDEGNMYRLIMRSKLPSAQRFERWIMDEVMPSIRNHGAYMSDDVINKTLEDPDFIIKLATKLKKEKEEKILALKKAEKLEEAIAIDKPYTDFGKGIAASKDAITIGQFAKILNNNDKRIGRNRLYKWFRDKGYFICKGKEKNIPKQVYINQGLFKVEEKLVMTSEGEVISTTTLITGKGQLYFIDKFDF, from the coding sequence ATGAATTCATTAAAAATATTTAAAAATAATGAGTTTGGGGAACTAAGTGTAATTATAAAAGATAATAAAGAGTACATTGAAGCTATACAAGTTGCAATGATACTTGGATATTCAAATCCTAGGGATGCTATTATTAGACATTGCACGAAAGAAGGGGTAATTTTTTCTGACGTAGGGGTAGTTACAGGAAAAAGAAATGATAATAGCGATATAGTTCAATATGTTAATAAAAAATTTATAGATGAAGGTAATATGTATAGACTTATTATGAGGTCTAAATTACCAAGTGCACAGAGATTTGAAAGATGGATAATGGATGAGGTAATGCCAAGCATAAGAAATCATGGAGCATATATGAGTGATGATGTAATAAATAAAACTTTAGAAGATCCAGATTTTATAATAAAGTTGGCAACTAAACTAAAAAAGGAAAAAGAAGAAAAAATATTAGCTCTTAAAAAAGCAGAAAAATTAGAAGAAGCTATAGCCATAGATAAACCATATACGGATTTTGGAAAAGGTATAGCAGCATCAAAGGATGCAATAACTATAGGGCAATTTGCTAAAATACTAAATAATAACGATAAAAGAATAGGCAGAAACAGATTATATAAATGGTTTAGAGATAAGGGATATTTTATATGCAAAGGAAAAGAGAAAAATATACCAAAGCAAGTTTATATAAATCAAGGGCTGTTTAAAGTTGAAGAAAAATTAGTAATGACATCAGAAGGAGAAGTAATATCTACAACAACGCTTATTACAGGTAAAGGACAACTGTACTTCATAGATAAATTTGACTTTTAA
- a CDS encoding helix-turn-helix transcriptional regulator has product MEQRLLKSKRVLKGFTQEQIASKIGMNTKSYNLKENGKNRFSLEEVARISEALKLTLEEVNDIFLHIKLPKGNKSRGV; this is encoded by the coding sequence ATGGAACAGAGGCTTCTAAAATCAAAAAGAGTTTTAAAGGGATTTACTCAGGAACAAATAGCTAGTAAAATCGGCATGAATACTAAAAGTTATAACTTAAAAGAAAATGGAAAAAACAGATTTTCACTAGAGGAAGTTGCTAGGATAAGTGAAGCTTTAAAGCTTACTTTAGAAGAGGTAAATGATATATTTTTGCATATAAAATTACCAAAGGGTAATAAAAGTAGGGGAGTGTAA
- a CDS encoding helix-turn-helix domain-containing protein produces METIGYRISKARRHMNINQKELALRANITEGSLSRYENDIREPKAAAITQLAEALNVSTDYLLGLTDDMEVQNNRLADKSDEEFEEIYELIKQRFESGNIMFDGEPASKEAIDSMLKAMRMGMLLALEEQKKNRNKNNK; encoded by the coding sequence TTGGAAACGATAGGATACAGAATCTCTAAAGCTAGACGTCATATGAATATTAATCAAAAAGAACTAGCCTTAAGAGCCAACATTACAGAAGGAAGTTTATCTAGATATGAAAATGATATAAGAGAACCAAAAGCCGCTGCTATTACGCAACTTGCTGAGGCTTTAAATGTTTCCACTGATTATTTATTAGGACTTACTGATGATATGGAAGTTCAAAATAATAGATTAGCTGATAAATCAGATGAAGAGTTTGAAGAAATATACGAATTAATTAAACAAAGATTTGAATCTGGTAATATAATGTTTGATGGAGAACCAGCTTCAAAAGAAGCTATAGATAGCATGCTAAAAGCAATGAGAATGGGGATGCTTTTAGCTTTAGAAGAGCAAAAGAAAAATAGAAACAAAAATAATAAATAA
- a CDS encoding ImmA/IrrE family metallo-endopeptidase, which produces MCRGARIKEMVRKLKILYKNETPLDVIHHRNIVVCYLDKNCVSKGAYEKLFGAQFIYINTKLCDYESRMTYAHELGHSILHPDIDTFELKRTNPLSLTKYENEAQIFAAEFLLDDDILEKYPDKTIFDIAREEYVSVELVKLKIANLQKHNNFYEFNNLKESNFADYYTI; this is translated from the coding sequence TTGTGTAGAGGTGCAAGAATAAAGGAAATGGTTAGGAAATTAAAAATACTCTATAAAAATGAAACACCGCTTGATGTTATACATCATAGAAACATCGTTGTATGCTATTTAGATAAAAACTGTGTTTCAAAAGGTGCATATGAAAAGCTTTTTGGAGCTCAATTTATTTATATAAATACAAAGCTATGTGATTATGAATCAAGAATGACCTATGCACACGAACTTGGACATTCAATACTTCATCCAGATATAGATACATTTGAGCTAAAAAGAACTAACCCTCTTTCATTAACAAAATATGAAAATGAAGCTCAAATATTTGCAGCAGAGTTTTTATTAGATGATGATATTTTAGAAAAATATCCTGATAAGACTATATTTGATATAGCAAGAGAAGAATATGTTTCAGTAGAATTAGTAAAACTTAAGATTGCAAATTTACAAAAGCATAATAACTTCTATGAATTTAATAATTTAAAAGAATCTAATTTTGCTGACTATTATACAATTTAA
- a CDS encoding IS256 family transposase: MKDQREIIIPDLDYQAEVRKCKTMEDVVGKNGLMQKLFKDIIQQLLEAEMEEHLGRERHERSNEANPNYRNGYSSKTIESSFGEVGLDIPRDRKAQFEPKVVKKYETVCNELDKKIIGLYACGMSVRDIQSEMEELYGIDVSPAMISKITDKVVEAAAEWQSRELDEIYPIVYMDAMHFKVRDDNKIVSKAAYICMALDMKGKKDILGIWIGESEGAKFWLSVCNDLKNRGVDDILIACMDGLKGLPEAIKTVYPDVSIQTCIVHQIRNSLKYIASKDQREFMKDLKSVYRAFNEETALKNLDILKEKWYSKYSVVIDSWYNNWSNLNTYFEYPHEIRRIIYTTNALEGFNRQLRKYTKVRTVFPTDESLRKSLYLSTMKIMEKWTSPNQNWASTLGQLTIMFGERIPNSYTI, encoded by the coding sequence ATGAAAGATCAAAGAGAAATAATTATTCCAGATTTAGACTACCAAGCTGAAGTAAGAAAATGTAAAACCATGGAAGATGTAGTTGGTAAAAATGGATTAATGCAAAAGCTGTTCAAAGATATTATCCAACAATTGCTAGAAGCAGAAATGGAAGAACATCTGGGAAGAGAAAGGCATGAAAGAAGTAATGAAGCTAATCCAAACTATAGGAATGGATATAGTTCTAAGACTATTGAAAGTAGTTTTGGTGAAGTTGGCCTAGATATACCAAGAGATAGAAAAGCACAATTTGAACCGAAGGTTGTTAAAAAGTATGAAACTGTATGTAATGAACTAGATAAAAAAATAATAGGTCTTTATGCCTGTGGTATGAGTGTAAGAGATATCCAATCTGAAATGGAAGAACTATATGGCATTGATGTGTCTCCTGCAATGATATCTAAGATAACAGATAAGGTTGTAGAGGCTGCCGCCGAATGGCAAAGCAGAGAACTTGATGAAATATACCCAATCGTATATATGGATGCTATGCATTTTAAAGTAAGAGATGATAATAAAATAGTTTCAAAGGCAGCATATATATGTATGGCTTTAGATATGAAAGGAAAAAAAGATATATTAGGTATTTGGATTGGTGAATCAGAAGGCGCAAAATTTTGGCTATCAGTTTGTAATGATTTGAAAAATAGAGGCGTAGATGATATTTTAATTGCATGTATGGATGGTTTAAAAGGTCTACCTGAAGCAATTAAAACTGTATATCCAGATGTAAGTATTCAAACTTGTATAGTTCATCAAATTAGAAACTCTCTTAAATATATAGCATCAAAAGATCAGAGAGAGTTTATGAAAGATTTAAAAAGTGTTTATAGGGCATTTAACGAAGAAACAGCACTTAAAAATTTAGATATTCTTAAGGAGAAATGGTATTCAAAATATTCTGTTGTAATAGATTCATGGTACAATAACTGGAGTAATCTGAATACGTATTTTGAATATCCACATGAAATTAGAAGAATTATTTATACTACAAATGCTCTTGAGGGATTTAATAGACAGTTAAGAAAATATACTAAGGTAAGAACTGTATTTCCAACAGATGAGTCACTAAGAAAATCACTATATTTATCTACCATGAAAATTATGGAGAAATGGACCTCTCCAAACCAAAATTGGGCGTCTACTTTAGGACAGCTTACAATTATGTTTGGAGAAAGGATACCTAACTCTTACACAATATAA
- a CDS encoding DUF4250 domain-containing protein codes for MEKEEFNKLKIKDQVEYINQKLDKKSLTEICKDINISRATIRKRFLKQGYEFNKIQNKYICSLELNNKEEEENKCNNNTKALEEKIQILESKIEAIENKLNNYNSRNIKKFEGKTVSRCYRLYEEVQKEFSKFCKENSNYKVQDILSMALYEYMKNNKHDN; via the coding sequence ATGGAAAAAGAAGAATTTAATAAATTAAAAATAAAGGATCAAGTTGAATATATAAATCAAAAATTAGATAAAAAAAGTTTAACGGAAATATGTAAAGACATAAATATATCTAGGGCTACAATAAGAAAAAGATTTTTAAAACAAGGATATGAATTTAATAAAATTCAGAATAAATATATATGTTCTTTAGAATTAAATAATAAGGAAGAGGAAGAAAATAAATGCAATAATAATACAAAAGCATTAGAAGAAAAAATACAAATCTTAGAATCGAAAATAGAGGCTATAGAGAATAAATTAAATAATTATAATTCGAGAAATATAAAAAAGTTTGAAGGAAAAACAGTATCAAGATGTTATAGACTTTATGAAGAAGTTCAAAAAGAATTTAGTAAATTCTGCAAAGAAAATTCAAATTATAAAGTACAAGATATATTATCTATGGCATTATATGAGTATATGAAAAATAATAAACATGATAACTGA
- a CDS encoding IS256 family transposase, giving the protein MKDQREIIIPDLDYQAEVRKCKTMEDVVGKNGLMQKLFKDIIQQLLEAEMEEHLGRERHERSNEANPNYRNGYSSKTIERSFGEVGLDIPRDRKAQFEPKVVKKYETVCNELDKKIIGLYACGMSVRDIQSEMEELYGIDVSPAMISKITDKVVEAAAEWQSRELDEIYPIVYMDAMHFKVRDDNKIVSKAAYICMALDMKGKKDILGIWIGESEGAKFWLSVCNDLKNRGVDDILIACMDGLKGLPEAIKTVYPDVSIQTCIVHQIRNSLKYIASKDQREFMKDLKSVYRAFNEETALKNLDILKEKWYSKYSVVIDSWYNNWSNLNTYFEYPHEIRRIIYTTNALEGFNRQLRKYTKVRTVFPTDESLRKSLYLSTMKIMEKWTSPNQNWASTLGQLTIMFGERIPNSYTI; this is encoded by the coding sequence ATGAAAGATCAAAGAGAAATAATTATTCCAGATTTAGACTACCAAGCTGAAGTAAGAAAATGTAAAACCATGGAAGATGTAGTTGGTAAAAATGGATTAATGCAAAAGCTGTTCAAAGATATTATCCAACAATTGCTAGAAGCAGAAATGGAAGAACATCTGGGAAGAGAAAGGCATGAAAGAAGTAATGAAGCTAATCCAAACTATAGGAATGGATATAGTTCTAAGACTATTGAACGTAGTTTTGGTGAAGTTGGCCTAGATATACCAAGAGATAGAAAAGCACAATTTGAACCGAAGGTTGTTAAAAAGTATGAAACTGTATGTAATGAACTAGATAAAAAAATAATAGGTCTTTATGCCTGTGGTATGAGTGTAAGAGATATCCAATCTGAAATGGAAGAACTATATGGCATTGATGTGTCTCCTGCAATGATATCTAAGATAACAGATAAGGTTGTAGAGGCTGCCGCCGAATGGCAAAGCAGAGAACTTGATGAAATATACCCAATCGTATATATGGATGCTATGCATTTTAAAGTAAGAGATGATAATAAAATAGTTTCAAAGGCAGCATATATATGTATGGCTTTAGATATGAAAGGAAAAAAAGATATATTAGGTATTTGGATTGGTGAATCAGAAGGCGCAAAATTTTGGCTATCAGTTTGTAATGATTTGAAAAATAGAGGCGTAGATGATATTTTAATTGCATGTATGGATGGTTTAAAAGGTCTACCTGAAGCAATTAAAACTGTATATCCAGATGTAAGTATTCAAACTTGTATAGTTCATCAAATTAGAAACTCTCTTAAATATATAGCATCAAAAGATCAGAGAGAGTTTATGAAAGATTTAAAAAGTGTTTATAGGGCATTTAACGAAGAAACAGCACTTAAAAATTTAGATATTCTTAAGGAGAAATGGTATTCAAAATATTCTGTTGTAATAGATTCATGGTACAATAACTGGAGTAATCTGAATACGTATTTTGAATATCCACATGAAATTAGAAGAATTATTTATACTACAAATGCTCTTGAGGGATTTAATAGACAGTTAAGAAAATATACTAAGGTAAGAACTGTATTTCCAACAGATGAGTCACTAAGAAAATCACTATATTTATCTACCATGAAAATTATGGAGAAATGGACCTCTCCAAACCAAAATTGGGCGTCTACTTTAGGACAGCTTACAATTATGTTTGGAGAAAGGATACCTAACTCTTACACAATATAA
- a CDS encoding 1-deoxy-D-xylulose-5-phosphate synthase: MSLNVLHKINEPKDLKTLSIEELNLLSGEIRDVLIKKVSTTGGHFGPNLGMVEATIALHYVFNSPVDKFVYDVSHQSYTHKILTGRKESFINPEKFGTVTGYTEPKESEHDFFTVGHTSTSISLACGLAKGRDVVGGNENIVAIIGDGSLSGGEAYEGLNNAAASGKNIIILVNDNDMSIAENHGGLYKNLALLRETEGKAELNLFKALGFEYHFVKDGNNLESLIETFRKVKDKKHPVVIHMHTVKGKGYEDAEVNKEAFHWVMPFDLETKAPLFTGEYEKSYGDITDEFLLDKARKDKTIVGITAATPEIVSLSGIRRELKDQYVDVGIAEEHAIALASGIAKRGGKPVASFLSTFIQRTYDQLSQDLAINDNPATILVHWGGISDSDVTHSGLFDIPLISNIPNIVYLAPTTKEEHLAMMDWAIGQDKHPVAIRVPNSAVVSTGVEVEPNFDELNKYVTVEEGNEVAIIGLGSFFSLGKRVKDKLKEVGINATLINPRFITGLDEELLNKLEENHKLVITLEDGILDGGFGEKISRFYGNKSMRVLNFGATKEFTDSVPLEVLYERYHLTEELIIEDIQNVLEDLKTLV, from the coding sequence ATGTCATTAAATGTATTACATAAAATCAATGAGCCCAAAGATTTAAAAACTTTATCAATAGAAGAATTAAATTTATTATCAGGAGAAATAAGGGATGTACTAATAAAAAAAGTAAGTACAACAGGAGGACACTTTGGACCAAACTTAGGTATGGTAGAAGCTACAATAGCACTTCATTATGTGTTTAATTCACCAGTAGATAAGTTTGTATATGATGTATCTCACCAATCATACACTCACAAAATACTAACTGGAAGAAAAGAATCTTTTATAAATCCTGAAAAGTTTGGTACTGTTACAGGATATACTGAACCAAAAGAAAGTGAGCATGACTTTTTCACAGTAGGTCATACATCAACTTCAATAAGCTTAGCTTGTGGTTTAGCAAAAGGAAGAGATGTAGTAGGTGGAAATGAAAATATAGTAGCTATAATAGGGGATGGTTCTCTAAGTGGAGGAGAAGCTTACGAAGGACTAAATAATGCAGCAGCATCAGGAAAGAATATAATAATATTAGTCAATGATAATGATATGTCTATAGCAGAAAATCATGGTGGGCTTTACAAAAATTTAGCTTTACTTCGTGAAACTGAAGGAAAAGCAGAACTAAACTTATTTAAAGCATTAGGATTTGAGTATCACTTTGTTAAAGATGGAAATAACCTTGAGTCATTAATAGAAACTTTTAGAAAAGTTAAGGATAAAAAACATCCAGTTGTAATTCATATGCATACTGTAAAAGGTAAGGGATATGAAGATGCAGAAGTAAATAAAGAAGCATTTCACTGGGTTATGCCATTTGATTTAGAAACTAAAGCACCATTATTTACTGGTGAATATGAAAAATCTTATGGAGATATAACTGATGAGTTTTTATTAGATAAAGCACGTAAGGATAAAACTATAGTTGGTATAACAGCAGCTACACCAGAGATAGTTTCTTTAAGTGGAATAAGAAGAGAGTTAAAAGATCAATATGTAGATGTTGGTATAGCAGAAGAACATGCAATAGCATTAGCTTCAGGAATAGCTAAAAGAGGTGGAAAGCCAGTAGCATCATTCTTAAGTACATTTATACAAAGAACATATGACCAATTATCTCAAGACCTTGCAATAAATGATAACCCAGCAACAATATTAGTTCATTGGGGAGGAATAAGTGATTCAGATGTAACTCACTCAGGATTATTTGATATACCTTTAATATCAAATATACCAAACATAGTGTACTTAGCTCCAACAACTAAAGAAGAACATTTAGCTATGATGGATTGGGCTATAGGCCAAGATAAGCATCCAGTAGCTATACGTGTTCCTAATTCAGCAGTTGTATCTACTGGAGTTGAAGTTGAGCCTAACTTTGATGAATTAAATAAATATGTTACAGTTGAAGAAGGAAATGAAGTAGCTATAATAGGGCTTGGATCATTCTTTAGCTTAGGTAAGAGAGTAAAAGATAAGTTAAAAGAAGTTGGAATAAATGCTACATTAATAAATCCAAGATTTATAACTGGATTAGATGAAGAATTATTAAATAAATTAGAAGAAAATCATAAGCTAGTAATAACGCTAGAAGATGGAATACTTGATGGTGGATTTGGTGAAAAGATATCTAGATTCTATGGAAATAAATCTATGAGAGTATTAAACTTTGGTGCTACTAAAGAGTTTACAGATAGTGTACCATTAGAAGTTTTATATGAACGTTATCATTTAACTGAAGAATTAATAATAGAAGATATACAAAATGTACTTGAAGATTTAAAGACTTTAGTTTAG
- a CDS encoding sugar O-acetyltransferase yields the protein MEINLKTFLEHVNSKLPVEANSEIHAYMSKLSQEAMQITCELNASYHTPEEIIKIFSKLIGKPVDDTFRMFPPFYTDCGKNITVGKNVFINSGCRFQDQGGITIGDGSLIGHNVVLCTLNHDFEPTKRGTTIPSPIIIGKNVWIGANVTVVPGITIGDNAIIAAGAVVTKDVPANTLVGGVPAKILKNIE from the coding sequence ATGGAAATAAATCTTAAAACTTTTTTAGAGCATGTTAATAGTAAATTACCTGTTGAGGCAAATTCAGAGATTCATGCTTATATGTCAAAACTTAGCCAAGAAGCTATGCAAATTACATGTGAATTAAATGCATCTTATCATACGCCAGAAGAAATAATAAAGATATTTTCAAAATTAATAGGAAAGCCAGTAGATGATACTTTTAGAATGTTTCCACCGTTTTATACTGATTGTGGTAAAAATATTACTGTTGGAAAGAATGTATTTATAAATTCTGGTTGTCGTTTTCAAGATCAAGGAGGAATTACTATTGGAGATGGATCATTAATAGGACATAATGTAGTTCTTTGTACTTTAAATCATGATTTTGAACCTACGAAGCGTGGTACAACTATTCCATCACCAATTATAATTGGGAAAAATGTTTGGATTGGTGCAAATGTAACTGTGGTACCAGGAATTACAATTGGTGATAATGCAATTATTGCTGCTGGAGCAGTAGTTACTAAGGATGTACCAGCAAATACTTTAGTAGGAGGAGTTCCAGCTAAGATTTTAAAAAATATAGAGTAA